The following coding sequences are from one Nicotiana tomentosiformis chromosome 3, ASM39032v3, whole genome shotgun sequence window:
- the LOC138907290 gene encoding uncharacterized protein, which produces MLVGILVWSSGEETPLLKQCKHHVGNLEVARPNPGRVYCTCTCIPFPQKLYREKLDKQFERFLDMLRQVNVNLSFTDVLSQMTAYAKFLKEILTKKRKIEETSVETREGYWRNKVGANIFAADFIVVNMEENKEVPLILGKPFLATGRAILDIHDRKFILRVGEETVIFEMNVATVVKKEKPAASVEWKVKSSKEKAPVIEKDKCGVYPKKAEKKLSAWMCVLVRARGMEPNFDSDPD; this is translated from the exons atgcttgtaggcattttggtgtggagctccggtgaagaaaccccactgctcaagcagtgtaagcatcacgttggtaatttggaagttgcccgccctaatccgGGGCGGGTCTATTGCACTTGCACTTGCATACCTTTTCCTCAAAAGctctatagagaaaagctggacaagcagtttgagagatttctagacaTGCTAagacaggttaatgtaaaccTGTCATTCACTGATGTTCTCTCACAAATGACAgcttatgcaaagttcttgaaggagattcttacaaagaaaaggaagatagaagagacttCAGTG gaaactagaGAAGGATATTGGAGAAATAAGgtcggtgccaatatctttgcagctg atttcatagtggtaaatatggaggagaacaaagaggtccccctcatcctaggaaaaccatttttagcaacgggtagagctatactggatatacatgatagaaaattCATTCTTAGAGTTGGTGAGGAGACtgtgatttttgagatgaatgtagcaactgtagtgaaaaaggagaagccagctgcaagtgttgagtggaaggtgAAGAGTTCAAAAGAGAAGGCTCCAGTGatcgagaaagataagtgtggggtgtaccctaagaaggctgagaagaagctgtccGCGTGGATGTGTGTACTAGTTAGGGCGCGTGGAATGGAGCCCAactttgactcagaccccgactga